The following proteins are co-located in the Flectobacillus major DSM 103 genome:
- a CDS encoding S9 family peptidase: MKKIYLLLFAYLCCFNSFGQKLTIESIMQDPKFSIGGLPSNIFWSEDSKTIYFNWNPDKNKADSLYAVGILDKKITKVAPQLRRSLPSPFGVYNKDKSKKLYSKNGDIFLLDIKTNTTRQITNTIEQEDNAEFSGKEDKVIYTKGNNLFSFHLASGETTQLTNFLAGNKKPEAKTGEQEKWLKQDQLGMFEVLKERADKKKEAEKIAKADLPKRPKEFYLDEKRLDNPTLSPDGNFITFRLIKSATGSKSTIVPNYVTESGFTEDIPARTKVGAPSPSYEFGVYNIAKDTIAILSTKNIEGIYQQPEYLKEYAKKDTAKTKKPEPRMVLISGPIWSDDSKYAVVIAKSADNKDRWILKLDPNTLQLQTIDRQHDEAWIGGPNIGFGTGAVGFLGDNKTLYFQSEADGYSHIYTVDLATNQKKQLTKGKYEVQSLLLSKDKNFFYITTNEVHPGEQHFYKMPVTGGEKIRLTKLAGANQVSLSPDETKLAYLHSETNKPWEVYLQDNNPNATATQITKSTSTHFQAYSWREPKVITIKASDGADIYARLYEAKGENGKKPAVVFVHGAGYLQNAHKWWSQYFREYMFHNFLVDNGYTVLDIDYRGSAGYGRDWRTGIYRFMGGKDLSDHVDAAKWLVDNQGVDAQRIGVYGGSYGGFITLMALFTSPDTFKAGAALRPVTDWAAYNHPYTANILNEPQKDSIAYRKSSPIYHAAGLKNRLLICHGMVDVNVHFQDVVRLTQRLIELKKDNWELAAYPMEDHGFVEPTSWMDEYKRIFKLFEEELKK; this comes from the coding sequence ATGAAAAAAATCTATTTATTGTTATTTGCTTACCTCTGCTGTTTTAATTCTTTTGGACAAAAACTTACGATCGAAAGTATCATGCAAGACCCCAAATTTAGTATCGGTGGCTTGCCTTCCAATATTTTTTGGTCGGAAGATAGCAAAACTATCTATTTTAACTGGAATCCCGACAAAAACAAAGCTGACTCTTTGTATGCTGTGGGTATTTTAGATAAAAAAATCACCAAAGTTGCTCCACAATTACGCCGAAGCTTGCCCTCGCCTTTTGGTGTTTATAACAAAGACAAATCTAAAAAACTGTATAGTAAAAATGGAGACATCTTTTTGCTAGACATCAAAACCAATACTACTCGCCAAATTACCAATACTATTGAGCAGGAAGACAATGCCGAATTTTCGGGAAAAGAAGATAAGGTAATTTATACCAAAGGAAATAACCTTTTCAGCTTTCATCTGGCCAGTGGCGAAACTACCCAGCTAACCAACTTTTTGGCAGGTAACAAAAAACCTGAAGCCAAAACTGGCGAACAAGAGAAATGGCTAAAGCAAGACCAATTGGGAATGTTTGAGGTACTAAAAGAACGTGCCGACAAAAAGAAAGAAGCTGAGAAAATTGCTAAGGCTGATTTACCCAAAAGACCCAAAGAGTTTTATTTGGACGAAAAACGCTTAGATAACCCAACGCTTAGTCCCGATGGCAATTTTATTACCTTTCGCCTTATCAAATCGGCTACAGGAAGTAAATCGACTATTGTACCAAACTATGTAACCGAATCGGGCTTTACCGAAGACATTCCTGCCCGTACTAAAGTGGGTGCTCCTAGCCCAAGTTATGAATTTGGGGTATATAATATTGCCAAAGATACCATTGCGATACTTTCTACCAAAAATATTGAGGGTATTTATCAGCAACCCGAATACCTAAAAGAATATGCCAAAAAAGATACCGCAAAAACCAAAAAACCAGAGCCTAGAATGGTACTTATTAGCGGGCCTATTTGGTCGGACGATAGCAAATATGCCGTAGTAATTGCCAAAAGTGCCGATAATAAAGACCGCTGGATTTTGAAGCTAGACCCCAATACACTACAACTCCAAACCATAGACAGGCAGCACGACGAAGCATGGATTGGTGGCCCTAATATAGGCTTTGGCACTGGTGCAGTTGGTTTTTTGGGCGATAACAAAACATTATACTTTCAGTCGGAGGCCGATGGCTATTCGCATATTTATACAGTAGATTTGGCTACCAACCAGAAAAAACAACTTACCAAAGGTAAGTACGAAGTACAAAGCTTGTTGCTGTCGAAAGACAAAAACTTTTTCTATATAACCACCAACGAAGTACACCCTGGCGAGCAACATTTTTATAAAATGCCAGTAACTGGTGGCGAAAAAATTCGCCTAACCAAATTAGCTGGTGCTAACCAAGTAAGCCTTTCGCCCGACGAAACCAAGCTAGCTTATTTGCATTCAGAAACAAATAAGCCTTGGGAGGTATATTTACAAGACAACAATCCTAATGCTACGGCTACTCAAATCACCAAATCTACCAGTACGCATTTTCAGGCCTATTCTTGGCGTGAACCAAAAGTTATTACCATCAAGGCCAGCGATGGAGCCGATATTTATGCTCGCTTGTATGAAGCAAAAGGTGAAAATGGCAAAAAACCAGCTGTAGTTTTTGTACATGGAGCAGGGTATTTACAAAATGCTCATAAGTGGTGGAGTCAGTATTTCAGAGAGTATATGTTCCATAATTTCTTGGTCGACAATGGTTATACCGTTTTGGACATTGATTACCGTGGATCGGCTGGTTATGGCAGAGACTGGCGAACAGGTATTTATCGTTTTATGGGGGGCAAAGACCTCAGCGACCACGTAGATGCGGCCAAATGGCTTGTCGATAACCAAGGCGTAGATGCCCAAAGAATTGGCGTTTATGGGGGGTCGTATGGTGGTTTTATTACCTTGATGGCCTTGTTTACCTCTCCCGATACCTTCAAAGCTGGTGCGGCATTGCGTCCTGTTACTGACTGGGCAGCCTACAACCACCCTTACACGGCCAATATTTTGAACGAACCTCAGAAAGACTCTATTGCTTATCGCAAAAGCTCACCTATTTATCATGCGGCTGGCCTCAAAAACCGCCTCTTGATTTGTCATGGTATGGTCGATGTCAATGTACATTTCCAAGATGTTGTGCGTTTAACACAACGTTTAATCGAGCTAAAAAAAGATAATTGGGAGCTAGCGGCCTATCCAATGGAAGACCACGGTTTTGTAGAACCAACTTCGTGGATGGACGAATACAAACGTATTTTCAAACTTTTTGAAGAAGAACTCAAAAAGTAA
- a CDS encoding gamma carbonic anhydrase family protein, with translation MALIKPVKGISPAFGENCWLAENATVVGDVKMGDNCTVWFNAVVRGDVNSIIIGNNTNIQDGAVIHCTYQKTQTIIGNYVSIAHNAIVHGCVIEDRVLVGMGAIIMDGAVIETGSIIAAGAIVTQNTRVPAGSIYAGNPAKLLKEVSPAAAEVFMRTANNYIMYSAWFK, from the coding sequence ATGGCACTCATAAAACCAGTAAAAGGAATTAGTCCAGCTTTTGGCGAAAATTGTTGGCTTGCCGAAAATGCTACCGTTGTAGGCGATGTCAAAATGGGCGATAACTGCACTGTATGGTTCAATGCAGTAGTAAGAGGCGATGTCAACTCGATAATCATTGGCAATAATACCAATATCCAAGATGGAGCGGTGATTCATTGTACTTATCAAAAAACCCAAACAATTATTGGCAATTATGTGTCTATTGCTCATAATGCCATTGTACACGGCTGTGTTATCGAAGACCGAGTGTTGGTAGGCATGGGGGCCATTATTATGGATGGCGCCGTCATAGAAACAGGCTCTATTATTGCGGCTGGGGCTATTGTTACCCAAAATACCCGTGTACCAGCAGGGAGTATCTATGCAGGTAATCCTGCTAAATTACTCAAGGAGGTTTCGCCGGCTGCCGCCGAAGTATTCATGCGTACAGCCAACAACTATATTATGTATTCGGCTTGGTTCAAATAG
- a CDS encoding DNA cytosine methyltransferase produces the protein MISVDKKKLSQYTFIDLFAGIGGFHLALSSFGAKCVFASEWDKYAAETYTHNFGIKPFGDITTINETDIPRHDILCGGFPCQAFSIAGKQKGFDDTRGTLFFDIARIVNYHQPKVLFLENVKNLSNHDHGKTLNVIINTLQNLGYVVFTQVLNASRFGLPQNRERLYIVAFHQRLKISTFHFPVPINPKICLEDILENNPKAKVIERDDIEIYRQYSSQEEPLAIINRPIQIGKVNKGGQGERIYHPLGHAITLSAHGGGVGAKTGLYLIDGKIRKLSPRECARVQGFPDSFIIHPTDTQAYKQFGNSVSINVLQSIIIEIQNALNYE, from the coding sequence ATGATTTCTGTTGATAAAAAAAAACTTTCACAGTACACTTTCATCGACCTTTTTGCTGGAATTGGCGGTTTTCATCTTGCCTTATCTTCCTTTGGGGCAAAATGTGTATTTGCCTCCGAATGGGACAAATATGCTGCTGAAACCTATACGCATAATTTTGGAATCAAACCTTTTGGCGACATCACTACCATCAATGAAACAGATATACCTCGGCATGATATTTTGTGCGGAGGGTTTCCTTGTCAAGCTTTCTCTATTGCAGGAAAACAAAAAGGTTTTGACGATACCAGAGGTACACTGTTTTTTGATATTGCCCGAATTGTCAACTATCATCAGCCCAAAGTACTGTTTTTAGAGAATGTCAAAAACCTCAGCAATCACGACCACGGAAAAACCCTCAATGTAATTATCAATACCTTACAAAACCTCGGCTATGTTGTTTTTACCCAAGTACTCAACGCAAGTCGATTTGGGTTGCCCCAAAACCGAGAACGTTTGTACATAGTAGCCTTCCATCAAAGGCTTAAAATTTCTACATTTCATTTTCCTGTACCTATTAACCCAAAAATCTGTCTGGAAGATATTCTGGAAAATAACCCTAAAGCCAAAGTTATTGAAAGAGATGATATAGAAATTTACCGCCAGTATAGCTCTCAGGAAGAACCCCTAGCGATAATCAACCGACCAATCCAAATAGGTAAAGTAAATAAAGGTGGACAAGGTGAAAGAATCTACCATCCTTTAGGCCATGCTATTACTCTTTCGGCTCATGGCGGCGGCGTAGGGGCTAAAACAGGACTTTATTTGATTGATGGCAAAATTCGAAAACTCTCTCCTCGTGAGTGTGCCAGAGTACAAGGCTTTCCAGATAGTTTTATCATTCACCCAACAGATACTCAGGCTTACAAACAGTTTGGCAATAGTGTATCAATCAATGTTTTACAGAGTATTATCATCGAAATACAAAACGCCCTCAATTATGAATAA
- the uvrA gene encoding excinuclease ABC subunit UvrA, giving the protein MSNLKDNTGFEQIEVLGAREHNLKNIDLTIPRNKLVVITGISGSGKSSLAFDTIYAEGQRRYMESFSAYARSFIGNMERPNVDKINGLSPVISIEQKTTSKNPRSTVGTVTEIYDFMRLLFARAGEAFSYVTGQKMIKQSIDQIIDVILQDYAGQKLILLAPVVKGRKGHYRELFVQIAKLGYTKVRVDGVVMDIQSKMQLDRFKIHDIEIVIDRIVVKDEDRFRLSQSVQTALNQGKGLMMTRDEKGEVRNFSKYLMDPISGISYDEPAPNTFSFNSPYGWCPSCQGLGVVEEITEESILPDKSLSISRGAIAPIGEYRDMWIFKQLEVLLKPYKVSLTTPLDKFPTEAIEIMLYGSDEPVPVPSKKYEGTEWNTKYEGIIHFLKRQQESGSEKIQDWLKDFMVIRTCPECGGARLKKEALHIKIDHKNIAELARLDITDLSNWFDNLESRMTDRQNIIGKEVLKEIRKRIGFLTGIGLEYLTLNRPLRTLSGGEAQRIRLATQIGTQLTNVLYIMDEPSIGLHQRDNVKLIQALKDLRDLGNSILVVEHDKDMMLESDYIVDIGPGAGRHGGSIVGQGTPEEFLQNNSTTAKFLSGNIKIDVPNQRRKGNGHQLIIKGATGNNLKNVTLKLPLGKMIAITGVSGSGKSTLIHETLFPILNHYFFHAKREPMPHKAVEGLEHLDKVIEVDQSPIGRTPRSNPATYTGMFSDIRSLFCELPESKIRGYKAGRFSFNVKGGRCEDCEGAGMKKIEMEFLPDVHIACETCKGKRFNRETLEVRFKGKSIADVLDMTVEQAVDFFENQPKIHRKVQTLSEVGLGYLTLGQQATTLSGGEAQRVKLAEELSKRDTGKTMYILDEPTTGLHFQDIKALMEVLQKLVDKGNTVLIIEHNLDVIKVSDHVIDLGPEGGNKGGQIIAEGTPEQVAKVKGSYTAHFLKEELK; this is encoded by the coding sequence ATGTCCAATCTAAAAGATAATACAGGTTTCGAGCAAATTGAGGTACTCGGAGCCAGAGAGCATAACCTAAAAAATATAGACCTTACCATTCCTCGCAACAAACTCGTTGTCATAACAGGGATTAGTGGTTCGGGCAAATCTTCTTTAGCCTTCGACACCATTTATGCCGAAGGGCAACGCCGTTATATGGAAAGTTTTTCGGCTTATGCTCGTAGCTTTATTGGCAACATGGAACGCCCCAATGTTGATAAAATCAATGGTTTGTCGCCCGTAATTTCGATTGAACAAAAAACTACATCCAAGAACCCTCGCTCTACAGTAGGTACTGTTACCGAAATTTATGACTTTATGCGTTTGCTTTTTGCTCGTGCTGGCGAAGCTTTTAGCTATGTAACTGGTCAAAAAATGATTAAGCAGTCTATCGACCAAATCATTGACGTGATTTTACAGGATTATGCAGGCCAAAAACTTATTTTGTTAGCTCCAGTAGTAAAGGGTAGAAAAGGGCATTATCGTGAGCTTTTTGTACAAATTGCCAAACTAGGCTATACCAAAGTACGAGTTGATGGCGTGGTTATGGATATTCAGTCAAAAATGCAATTAGACCGCTTCAAGATTCACGATATTGAAATTGTTATCGACCGCATCGTTGTCAAGGACGAAGACCGCTTTCGTTTATCGCAATCGGTACAAACGGCCCTCAACCAAGGAAAAGGACTCATGATGACACGTGATGAAAAAGGCGAAGTTCGTAATTTTTCAAAATACCTGATGGATCCTATTTCGGGTATTTCTTACGACGAGCCTGCCCCCAATACCTTCTCGTTCAATTCACCTTATGGTTGGTGTCCTTCTTGTCAGGGCTTGGGTGTTGTAGAAGAAATTACAGAAGAATCTATTTTACCCGACAAATCTCTGAGTATTAGCCGTGGAGCAATAGCCCCTATTGGCGAATACCGAGATATGTGGATTTTTAAGCAATTAGAAGTTTTGCTGAAACCCTATAAAGTAAGCCTCACTACCCCCCTCGACAAATTCCCAACCGAAGCTATCGAAATTATGCTTTATGGCTCGGACGAACCTGTACCTGTTCCTTCCAAAAAATACGAAGGCACAGAGTGGAATACCAAATATGAAGGTATTATCCACTTTTTGAAACGCCAACAAGAAAGTGGTTCAGAGAAAATCCAGGATTGGCTCAAAGATTTTATGGTAATACGCACTTGTCCTGAATGTGGCGGTGCTCGACTCAAAAAAGAAGCTTTACACATCAAAATCGACCATAAAAATATTGCCGAATTGGCTCGACTAGACATCACCGATTTGTCAAACTGGTTTGATAACCTTGAAAGCCGTATGACCGACCGCCAAAATATTATTGGCAAAGAAGTGCTAAAAGAAATTCGTAAACGAATAGGCTTTCTTACTGGTATTGGCTTAGAATACCTTACCCTCAACCGCCCTTTGCGTACCCTTTCGGGTGGCGAAGCACAGCGGATTCGACTGGCCACTCAAATTGGCACACAACTGACCAACGTTTTGTACATCATGGACGAACCAAGTATTGGTTTGCACCAACGAGATAACGTAAAATTGATTCAGGCCTTAAAAGATTTAAGAGATTTGGGTAATTCCATCTTGGTAGTAGAACATGACAAAGATATGATGCTCGAATCGGACTACATTGTGGATATTGGCCCAGGGGCAGGCCGTCATGGAGGCTCTATTGTTGGCCAAGGTACACCCGAAGAGTTTTTGCAAAACAACTCAACAACAGCCAAGTTTTTAAGTGGAAATATCAAAATTGATGTTCCAAACCAACGCCGTAAAGGCAATGGACATCAGTTAATCATAAAGGGAGCAACAGGTAACAACCTCAAAAATGTAACCCTCAAGCTACCTTTAGGCAAAATGATAGCTATTACGGGCGTTAGTGGATCGGGCAAATCTACCCTTATTCACGAAACATTATTCCCTATCTTGAACCATTACTTTTTTCATGCCAAACGTGAGCCTATGCCTCACAAAGCGGTAGAAGGATTAGAGCATTTAGACAAAGTAATAGAGGTAGACCAATCGCCCATTGGCCGTACGCCACGCTCGAACCCCGCCACTTACACAGGTATGTTCTCAGATATTCGCTCGCTTTTCTGCGAACTTCCCGAATCCAAAATTCGAGGCTATAAAGCAGGGCGTTTTAGCTTTAATGTAAAAGGCGGACGTTGCGAAGATTGTGAAGGAGCTGGTATGAAAAAAATTGAAATGGAGTTTTTGCCCGATGTACATATTGCCTGTGAAACCTGCAAAGGAAAGCGTTTCAACCGTGAAACCTTAGAAGTACGTTTCAAAGGAAAGTCTATTGCCGATGTATTGGACATGACCGTAGAACAAGCGGTAGATTTTTTTGAAAATCAGCCCAAAATCCATAGAAAAGTACAAACCCTTAGCGAGGTTGGCTTGGGCTATTTAACACTCGGGCAACAAGCCACAACCCTGTCGGGTGGCGAAGCCCAAAGGGTAAAACTAGCCGAAGAGTTATCAAAAAGAGATACTGGCAAAACTATGTATATTTTGGACGAACCTACTACTGGGCTACATTTTCAAGATATTAAAGCCCTTATGGAAGTACTCCAAAAACTTGTCGACAAAGGCAATACCGTTTTGATTATAGAACATAACCTCGACGTAATCAAGGTATCTGACCATGTTATCGACCTTGGGCCAGAAGGAGGCAATAAAGGCGGACAAATCATTGCTGAGGGTACACCCGAGCAAGTAGCCAAAGTAAAAGGCAGTTATACTGCTCACTTCTTGAAAGAAGAGTTGAAGTAA
- a CDS encoding NAD(P)H-dependent glycerol-3-phosphate dehydrogenase, which yields MTEIPAFRKNLPTQIAVLGGGSWATAIIKILSENNVKIKWWLRRKSDVDFIKKYNHNPSYLTDAPLNPRKVRAYHKMHDALNGVEYVVLAVPAAFIPDALKNLNRNHFAGKKVVSAIKGMIPEENMLVTDWMEKVFGVPQHLMAAIAGPCHAEEVALEKQSYLTIASPNLHVAQEYANLMSCRYIQANPIGDLYGVEYCAVIKNIIAMACGITHGLGYGDNFQAVMVSNAMQEIKRFLDIVYPDPHRDLHSSGYLGDLLVTAYSQFSRNRTFGNMIGRGYSVKSAQIEMNMVAEGYYAVKSIHQVNKQYDVSMPIIDAVYNILYEKAIPANEIMTLRTFLK from the coding sequence ATGACAGAAATTCCTGCTTTTAGAAAGAATTTACCTACCCAAATTGCTGTTTTGGGAGGTGGCAGTTGGGCTACTGCAATAATTAAGATTTTGTCGGAGAATAACGTCAAAATCAAATGGTGGTTGCGTCGTAAGTCGGATGTTGATTTTATAAAAAAATACAATCACAACCCTAGTTATTTGACCGATGCCCCCCTGAACCCTCGTAAGGTACGTGCCTATCATAAAATGCACGATGCCCTCAATGGTGTAGAATATGTGGTGTTGGCTGTGCCAGCAGCTTTTATTCCTGATGCTTTGAAAAACCTCAACCGTAACCATTTTGCAGGGAAAAAGGTGGTTTCGGCCATAAAAGGGATGATTCCAGAAGAGAATATGCTGGTTACCGACTGGATGGAAAAGGTATTTGGGGTGCCTCAGCACTTAATGGCTGCGATTGCGGGGCCGTGTCATGCCGAAGAGGTTGCCTTAGAGAAACAATCGTACCTGACGATTGCGTCGCCTAATTTGCATGTAGCACAAGAATATGCCAACTTGATGAGTTGCCGATATATTCAGGCCAATCCTATTGGTGATTTGTACGGTGTCGAATACTGTGCTGTTATCAAAAATATCATTGCAATGGCTTGTGGTATTACTCACGGTTTGGGTTATGGCGACAACTTTCAGGCGGTGATGGTGTCCAATGCTATGCAAGAAATCAAAAGATTTTTAGATATTGTATACCCCGACCCGCATCGCGATTTGCATAGTTCGGGCTATTTGGGCGATTTGTTGGTAACGGCGTATTCGCAGTTTTCGAGAAATAGAACTTTTGGTAATATGATTGGGCGTGGCTATTCGGTGAAGTCGGCACAGATCGAAATGAATATGGTAGCCGAGGGGTATTATGCCGTAAAAAGTATTCATCAAGTAAATAAGCAGTACGATGTGTCGATGCCTATTATTGATGCTGTATACAATATTTTGTACGAAAAAGCGATTCCTGCCAACGAAATCATGACGCTAAGAACCTTTTTGAAATAA
- a CDS encoding type II R-M system restriction endonuclease has protein sequence MNNTQLLGSQTAKNGFRNEDDIINKFNCWEADEDAQKWLTIMQYNLAEIDNVKAIKLRGYKTDVQIQISIKLKEVIGVENLQVKLVSSQKGFNQVDKRWVNKYAEMWQMPDEIITIFKKYTGEIPPSITNPKNNRRMFFHEFTAAEQAITYSWLKQNKTLIVSDILRGQGRFAAEWMLVAQKTSTHSRWVLKPMNFCLNFFGNDDISITERGNFKIGKITMQRKGGDAGRDSAKMLQFKIDPTELFKTVHT, from the coding sequence ATGAATAATACCCAACTATTAGGGTCTCAAACAGCCAAAAATGGATTTAGGAATGAAGATGACATAATCAATAAATTCAATTGCTGGGAAGCCGACGAAGATGCTCAAAAATGGCTAACAATCATGCAATATAATCTAGCAGAAATAGACAATGTAAAAGCCATTAAATTAAGGGGTTATAAAACGGATGTTCAAATACAGATTAGTATTAAGCTGAAAGAAGTCATTGGTGTTGAAAACCTACAAGTAAAACTAGTAAGTAGCCAAAAAGGATTTAATCAAGTTGATAAAAGATGGGTAAATAAATATGCCGAAATGTGGCAAATGCCCGACGAAATTATTACGATTTTTAAAAAATATACGGGCGAGATACCTCCTTCCATTACCAATCCTAAAAACAACCGTAGGATGTTCTTTCATGAATTTACAGCAGCAGAACAGGCCATAACGTACAGTTGGCTCAAGCAAAACAAAACACTTATTGTTTCGGATATTCTAAGAGGGCAAGGACGATTTGCGGCCGAATGGATGTTGGTAGCTCAAAAAACATCAACCCATTCGAGATGGGTTTTAAAACCTATGAATTTCTGTCTTAATTTCTTTGGTAATGATGATATTAGTATTACCGAAAGAGGAAATTTTAAAATTGGGAAAATAACTATGCAAAGAAAAGGCGGTGATGCAGGAAGAGATTCGGCTAAAATGCTTCAATTTAAAATTGACCCTACTGAACTATTCAAAACTGTCCATACTTAA
- a CDS encoding HIT family protein — MATIFTKIINGEIPCHKIAEDDNYLAFLDIMPLADGHTLVIPKKEVDYIFDLDDELLAGLILFAKKLAPAIAQACPCKRVGVSVIGLEVPHTHVHLIPLNSMNDINFTREKLKPTQEELAATAARIISFLK, encoded by the coding sequence ATGGCTACTATTTTCACAAAGATTATTAATGGCGAAATTCCTTGCCACAAAATTGCCGAAGACGATAACTATTTGGCATTTTTAGACATTATGCCTTTGGCCGACGGACACACCTTGGTTATTCCTAAAAAAGAAGTGGATTATATCTTTGATTTGGATGACGAACTATTGGCAGGACTAATACTTTTTGCTAAAAAACTTGCTCCAGCTATTGCACAGGCTTGCCCTTGCAAGCGTGTTGGCGTTTCGGTTATTGGCCTAGAAGTTCCTCATACACACGTTCATCTGATTCCGCTGAATAGTATGAATGATATTAATTTTACTAGAGAAAAACTAAAACCCACTCAAGAAGAATTGGCTGCTACTGCTGCTAGAATTATTTCATTTTTGAAATAA
- a CDS encoding anhydro-N-acetylmuramic acid kinase: protein MNKNINKLCQIAQKPSRHIIGLMSGTSMDGLDVALCRISGSGEDTTVTLVAFDTVDYTNDIKAEIRKVFAKQTIDFPHLAMLNEWIGILHARMIKECLEKWHIEPSEIDLVASHGQTVMHTPKILHGIERYPNATLQIGDGDHIAVNTNIITLSDFRQKHVAAGGEGAPLAVYGDYFIFGKKGENRIMLNMGGIANFTYLPASMNPEEVFVTDTGPGNTLIDAFTRNFFPDKAYDKDALLAKQGVVNQALLNALKDDDFFAKPFPKTTGPELFSQEYVIQAQAKSETTAISVYDLLATLTRFSAETIAEAIQALQIPNLANFTIYTSGGGMHNPLLMNWLQELLPAQFASTNQLGISGDAKEAVLFAILANETVAGGESDFGKRRGIPSVTMGKISFPS from the coding sequence ATGAACAAAAACATCAACAAACTCTGTCAAATTGCCCAAAAACCTTCTCGCCATATCATTGGCCTTATGTCGGGTACTTCTATGGATGGGCTCGATGTAGCTCTTTGCCGTATTTCGGGCAGTGGCGAAGACACCACCGTTACATTGGTAGCCTTCGACACCGTAGATTATACCAACGATATAAAGGCTGAAATAAGAAAGGTTTTTGCCAAACAGACTATCGACTTTCCTCATTTGGCTATGCTCAACGAATGGATTGGCATTTTGCATGCCAGAATGATTAAGGAGTGTCTCGAAAAATGGCACATTGAGCCTTCCGAAATCGATTTGGTTGCATCGCACGGGCAAACGGTCATGCACACCCCCAAAATTTTGCATGGCATAGAGCGATACCCCAATGCTACACTCCAAATAGGCGATGGCGACCATATTGCTGTCAATACCAACATTATTACCCTATCTGATTTCCGCCAAAAACACGTAGCTGCTGGTGGCGAGGGTGCTCCATTGGCTGTATATGGCGATTATTTTATTTTCGGGAAAAAGGGGGAAAATCGTATTATGCTCAATATGGGCGGTATTGCCAATTTTACGTACTTACCTGCTAGCATGAATCCCGAAGAGGTTTTTGTAACCGATACAGGGCCTGGCAATACCCTTATAGATGCTTTTACAAGAAATTTTTTCCCTGATAAAGCTTACGATAAAGATGCCCTACTAGCCAAGCAAGGGGTAGTTAATCAGGCTTTATTAAACGCATTAAAAGACGACGATTTTTTCGCAAAGCCTTTTCCCAAAACAACAGGCCCCGAATTATTTAGCCAAGAATATGTTATTCAGGCACAAGCCAAAAGCGAAACCACTGCTATTTCGGTATATGATTTGTTAGCTACCTTAACCCGCTTTAGTGCCGAAACCATTGCCGAGGCTATACAGGCTTTACAAATTCCGAACCTAGCCAACTTTACGATTTATACTTCGGGGGGGGGTATGCACAACCCTCTTTTGATGAACTGGCTACAAGAGCTATTACCTGCACAATTTGCGTCTACCAACCAGTTGGGTATTTCGGGCGATGCCAAAGAGGCTGTTCTTTTCGCTATTTTAGCTAATGAAACTGTAGCAGGTGGCGAATCTGATTTTGGGAAAAGACGAGGAATCCCTTCTGTAACAATGGGGAAAATTTCATTTCCTAGTTAA
- a CDS encoding head GIN domain-containing protein: MKKFVLSLLFSLVACIALNAQVINQKRNAGSFKGIHISSGIDLYIKQGTSESVVISAEEDKQSNIQVENDNGVLKIYVENSKWGWFKWNNKPVKAYVTVKDLNVLSATGGSDVYSEGKLDLIKLSVRATGGSDVRLDIDADELTCETTGGSDVYLTGNATVFKASSTGGSDLKASKLKTSFCSVSSTGGSDAYVWAEKEISISATGGSDVYYSGNARVVKKSATGGSDVHKQ, encoded by the coding sequence ATGAAAAAGTTTGTCTTATCCCTCCTATTCTCGTTGGTTGCATGTATTGCATTGAATGCACAAGTTATCAACCAAAAACGTAATGCTGGCAGCTTCAAAGGTATCCATATTAGTAGCGGTATAGATTTGTATATCAAGCAAGGTACTAGCGAGTCGGTGGTGATTAGTGCCGAAGAAGATAAACAAAGTAATATTCAGGTAGAAAATGACAATGGCGTTCTCAAAATCTATGTCGAAAATAGCAAATGGGGATGGTTTAAATGGAACAACAAACCCGTAAAAGCATACGTAACCGTAAAAGACCTCAATGTACTTTCGGCCACTGGTGGCTCGGATGTATACTCTGAAGGAAAATTAGATTTAATCAAGCTTTCGGTACGTGCTACAGGTGGCTCGGATGTACGCTTAGATATTGATGCCGACGAACTCACTTGCGAAACCACTGGTGGCTCGGATGTGTATTTGACTGGTAATGCTACAGTATTCAAGGCAAGCTCGACAGGCGGTAGCGATTTGAAAGCTAGCAAGCTCAAAACAAGTTTTTGTAGTGTTTCTTCAACAGGTGGCTCAGATGCTTATGTTTGGGCAGAAAAAGAAATTAGTATTTCAGCCACTGGCGGCTCAGACGTATATTATTCGGGCAATGCTCGTGTTGTGAAAAAAAGTGCAACAGGTGGCTCGGATGTACATAAGCAGTAA